In Perca fluviatilis chromosome 14, GENO_Pfluv_1.0, whole genome shotgun sequence, a genomic segment contains:
- the LOC120572532 gene encoding lithostathine-1-beta-like encodes MTRDDALAYCRRHYTDLASVRNETENTMIQNVVSGNRVWIGLYRYTWRWWSDGTSRSFSYWADGHPVSLTESCAASVINATHLGKWVENHCNENLHFICQNNRTQLFNVKLTALKTTIDLNVPAVTDAILNRIKEKLMEEGITRDFKIFWMKKPGKNIFHKEEENADAVEAEV; translated from the exons ATGACAAGGGACGACGCTCTGGCCTACTGCAGGAGGCACTACACAGACCTGGCCAGTGTGAGAAACGAAACTGAGAATACAATGATCCAGAATGTTGTAAGTGGAAACAGAGTTTGGATCGGCCTGTACAGATACACCTGGAGATGGTGGTCAGATGGCACTTCCCGATCATTCAGTTACTGGGCAGATGGACACCCGGTAAGTTTAACTGAGAGCTGTGCTGCAAGTGTGATCAACGCTACTCACCTTGGAAAGTGGGTGGAAAATCACTGTAACGAAAACCTTCATTTCATATGCCAAAACA ATAGGACGCAGTTGTTTAATGTTAAGCTGACAGCACTGAAAACCACAATCGACTTGAATGTCCCTGCTGTGACGGACGCCATCTTGAATCGg ATCAAAGAGAAGCTGATGGAGGAGGGGATTACAAGAGATTTCAAAATTTTCTGGATGAAGAAGCCGGGCAAAAACATCTTCCACAAAGAAGAGGAGAATGCAGATGCAGTGGAGGCGGAAGTTTAA